A single Microtus ochrogaster isolate Prairie Vole_2 linkage group LG3, MicOch1.0, whole genome shotgun sequence DNA region contains:
- the Prr15 gene encoding proline-rich protein 15 — translation MADSGGSTSNSSPWWKSLSRKKSKEVTVGAQPHVQPEAEDHMRPYLDRTSSSGENQHSDVLVDTGEPPGSDLGEEKSGNSRRNLKISRSGRFKEKRKVRATLLPEGDRSPEEEADFPDDPQENKQ, via the coding sequence ATGGCGGACAGTGGCGGCTCCACCAGCAACTCCAGCCCCTGGTGGAAATCTCTaagcaggaagaaaagcaaagaagtcaCCGTGGGAGCACAGCCTCATGTTCAGCCAGAGGCGGAGGATCACATGCGGCCTTACTTGGATCGGACTAGCAGCTCTGGAGAGAACCAGCACTCCGATGTCCTTGTGGACACGGGAGAGCCCCCCGGGTCAGATTTGGGTGAGGAGAAATCAGGTAACAGCCGGCGTAATTTGAAGATCTCACGCTCTGGCCGATTtaaggagaagaggaaagtgCGTGCCACACTGCTTCCCGAAGGAGACAGGTCCCCCGAAGAGGAGGCTGATTTTCCAGATGACCCCCAGGAAAACAAGCAATAG